The Seriola aureovittata isolate HTS-2021-v1 ecotype China chromosome 2, ASM2101889v1, whole genome shotgun sequence genome has a segment encoding these proteins:
- the sfi1 gene encoding protein SFI1 homolog gives MQGDTRKLDPGRPRPRSGETKQLRKVHTRKVPYRVGYSWNKGGRLKELRIRHLARKFLNIWMQNTFGRVPPHKAKSHYESVVLRRAFEGWREEWWTSRREWSLTMRAECHYRYYLYNLGFHSWQVFMSMQRKKKKKLQNAQSYADRQRMRLVWDRWEVFTEMRRMKKRMLESAFEQSRLATLHSAWSLWQTRLQQHQDLYTLEDQALKQQTMTLQRRTWLHWKEMHTASCCQKKKESKASLHFILKLKRKTLHQWMSYVSCCQTKRKSQDAVQRAYHLRLARMCWSTWRNALHRRWREEDCLQAAGQLAIQSTQRRALERWRAYVMLCRDEAEINQIASQHHQHHLLSAGLQGLSLNVIWNKTHRLNNNMALQHYYQTMIRKFWKLWQGRLEEAEDKSFQPLTEMAQTNYSTSLLSSCFHLWREKLTEQRHMQELEHRADVWFAERMLPLCFNSWVEFTLQRRLHTQRRHKAEVYNQQRQYSWVFYTWWGRSEKHKEQMLSERMAILHEERCNMQRAWARWRQRAEQQINEEEKQKVSDCLYLHRLLHKTMTQWKDSSTEIRDRRNREQKACHQGDVRCMKWALEKWKKFVQNQRVKKSKLEEMQRYHEAKLLKHTFVTWKTHHLQMSQIYGQTEELYRKQTQRSLRTAMSVWRENAALQAEGQLMEQQAQDHFQHFLQLKVFLAWREATTRAVTKRHQQEEAVSRAERSTNQVRQLQSFRQWRRRTRDARRERMCMEKARQHHNSKLLSEAMKMWNKHHHQYRKHKVMKRQGILLLRLKMYQTYFEQWKIKLQHRRREVEQTERALWHWSLTLQAKVLYGWRLWVTEQSRKQEEAARAAQVYRDQLLREGVTCILTYAAHMNDLTVNLTQYRQEQRSCHLQRVVKRCAMRWKQRALCKPQREQAVREQPPKKSVTFCLTTPGLKSISSADSLEQEAEDGVLSKLLPTCMPRRPPRCCEELFESPLTVFPHKGAQNQSDITSTEAAPKPLEFSSSSKKKHPAVLSHLLPAKVLVTSTHQSAITSTPSEPQLSIVDSSNETQDQDLLLPPSAFMTTGSQNMLGKTSSPGFGDAPLVPFHQFVAPFKCNSRYPEIHLGASIEQTEGAHIKDVSTDPASALTRELLSIQQDMNSFQQDRKQLRSWQKLKEVLQSWLQTSGEDEQMEKHSVCQELKELEERIDRLSTELAKRKPAMLLHTERIQHLQTVLHTSGASSLPPKT, from the exons ATGCAGGGCGACACTAGAAAGCTTGACCCAGGACGACCCAGACCAAGAAGtggtgaaacaaaacaactccGCAAAGTTCATACCAGAAAGGTTCCTTACAGAGTTGGATACAGCTGGAACAAAGGTGGAAGACTCAAGGAGTTGAGAATAAG GCACCTGGCCAGAAAGTTCCTGAATATATGGATGCAGAACACCTTTGGTCGAGTTCCTCCTCATAAAGCCAA GTCTCACTATGAAAGCGTGGTGCTGAGACGAGCCTTtgaaggatggagagaagagtgGTGGACGTCAAGGAGGGAATGGAGTCTAACAATGCGGGCAGAGTGTCATTACAG gtattATCTGTATAACTTGGGATTCCATAGCtggcaggtgtttatgtctatgcagaggaaaaagaaaaaaaaattacaaaatgctCAATCATATG CTGACAGGCAACGCATGCGTCTGGTTTGGGACAGGTGGGAGGTTTTCACAGAGATGAGGAGAATGAAGAAGAGAATGCTTGAATCAGCTTTTGAGCAGAGCAGACTTGCAACTCTGCA TTCTGCATGGAGCTTATGGCAGACtaggctgcagcagcatcaaGACCTTTACACTTTGGAGGACCAAGCCCTCAAACAGCAGACAATGACTTTACAGAGGAGG ACCTGGCTTCATTggaaagaaatgcacacagcttcctgttgccagaaaaaaaaagaatccaaggcttcacttcacttcattctcaaactgaaaagaaaaacattgcaTCAGTGGATGAGTTATGTGTCCTGCTGCCAAACCAAAAGAAAGTCACAAg ATGCAGTTCAGCGTGCCTATCATCTCCGTCTGGCGAGGATGTGTTGGAGTACTTGGAGAAATGCGTTGCATCGCAGGTGGCGTGAGGAGGACTGTCTGCAAGCTGCAGGGCAGTTAGCCATACAGAGCACCCAACGCAGAGCACTGGAGCGATGGAGAGCTT ATGTGATGTTGTGCAGAGACGAAGCTGAAATAAACCAGATTGCGAGTCAACACCACCAACATCATCTACTG AGTGCTGGATTGCAGGGACTTTCTCTCAATGTCATCTGGAACAAAACACATCGTTTGAACAACAACATGGCTCTCCAGCATTATTATCAAACT ATGATAAGGAAGTTTTGGAAGCTGTGGCAGGGCCGTCTGGAGGAAGCTGAAGACAAGAGTTTTCAACCACTAACAGAAATGGCACAGACTAACTACAG CACGTCCCTGttgagcagctgttttcaccTCTGGAGGGAGAAACTTACTGAACAGAGACACATGCAG GAATTGGAGCATCGTGCAGACGTTTGGTTTGCAGAGCGCATGCTGCCTCTGTGTTTCAATTCGTGGGTTGAGTTCACTCTGCAGAGGAGACTCCATacacagaggagacacaagGCAGAAGTCTATAATCA GCAACGTCAGTACTCTTGGGTGTTTTACACCTGGTGGGGGCGGTCAGAGAAGCACAAGGAGCAGATGCTGTCTGAGCGAATG GCTATTCTTCATGAGGAGCGATGCAACATGCAGAGAGCCTGGGCTCGCTGGAGGCAAAGGGCAGAGCAGCAGATcaatgaggaggagaaacagaaagtttCAGACTGTCTGTACCTGCACCGACTTCTCCACAAGACGATGACACAGTGGAAGGACAGCAGCACTGAGATTCGAGACAG GAGAAACCGGGAGCAGAAGGCTTGTCATCAGGGTGATGTGCGCTGCATGAAATGGGCtctggaaaaatggaaaaag TTTGTTCAGAAccagagagtgaaaaagagcAAACTGGAGGAGATGCAGCGTTACCATGAAGCTAAACTTCTCAAGCACACCTTTGTGACCTGGAAG ACACACCACCTACAAATGTCTCAGATCTACGGTCAAACCGAGGAACTTTACAGAAAGCAAACACAGCGTTCTCTCAG GACAGCTATGTCAGTGTGGAGGGAGAACGCAGCGCTACAGGCAGAGGGCCAGCTCATGGAGCAACAAGCACAGGATCACTTTCAGCACTTTCTTCAGTTAAAG GTGTTTCTTGCTTGGAGAGAAGCAACAACACGTGCAGTGACAAAGCGCCACCAGCAGGAGGAAGCAGTCAGCCGGGCTGAGAGGTCCACAAACCAAG TGCGTCAGCTGCAGTCTTTCAGACAGTGGAGGAGACGAACCAGAGATGCTCGGAGGGAGAGGATGTGTATGGAAAAAGCCAGACAGCACCATAACTCCAAACTCCTCTCTGAAGCAATGAAAATGTGGAATAAGCATCACCATCAATATCGGAAACATAAG GTGATGAAACGACAAGGGATCTTGTTGCTGAGATTAAAGATGTACCAGACCTACTTTGAACAGTGGAAAATAAAG ctgcagcacagacggAGAGAAGTTGAGCAGACGGAGCGAGCTCTTTGGCACTGGTCCCTCACTCTTCAAGCCAAG GTCCTGTATGGGTGGAGGCTGTGGGTCACTGAGCaaagcaggaagcaggaagaggCAGCCAGAGCTGCACAGGTCTACAGAGACCAGCTGCTGAGGGAGGGTGTGACATGCATTCTTACATATGCTGCTCACATGAATGATCTCACAGTGAACCTCACACAATACAGACAAGAGCaa AGGTCATGTCATCTCCAGAGAGTGGTTAAACGTTGTGCTATGCGGTGGAAACAGCGGGCTCTCTGCAAACCACAAAGAGAACAAGCAGTCAGAGAGCAACCACCGAAAAAGAGTGTGACCTTCTGTTTGACTACTCCTGGACTGAAGAGCATTTCCTCGGCTGACTCATTGGAGCAGGAAGCTGAAGATGGAGTGCTTAGCAAGCT GCTTCCCACCTGTATGCCTCGACGGCCGCCGCGTTGCTGTGAAGAGCTATTTGAGTCTCCACTGACGGTCTTTCCACATAAAGG cGCCCAAAACCAGTCTGACATCACCAGCACTGAAGCAGCTCCAAAACCCTTGGAGTTCAGTTCTtcctcaaagaaaaaacatcctgCAGTGTTGTCACACCTTCTTCCTGCTAAAGTCCTTGTTACCTCAACACATCAGAGTGCCATCACATCTACACCCTCTGAGCCTCAATTGTCTATAGTGGACTCATCTAACGAAACTCAAGACCAAGACCTTCTTTTACCTCCTTCTGCTTTCATGACCACTGGGTCTCAAAATATG TTGGGAAAGACAAGCAGCCCAGGTTTTGGAGATGCCCCACTTGTGCcttttcatcagtttgttgctccatttaaatgtaattcCAGGTATCCAG AGATACATCTAGGAGCATCCATTGAACAAACTGAGGGTGCTCATATAAAAGATGTATCAACTGATCCAGCATCAGCTCTGACAAGAGAACTGCTCAGCATTCAGCAGGACATGAACAGTTTCCAACAGGACAGGAAACAACTCCg GTCATGGCAAAAACTCAAAGAGGTATTGCAAAGTTGGCTACAGACCAGTGGCGAAGATgaacaaatggaaaaacattcTGTTTGTCAGGAGTTGAAGGAG